Proteins from a genomic interval of Ignavibacteriales bacterium:
- a CDS encoding Rieske (2Fe-2S) protein, producing MKSESTPTGQPESDRRNFLKYILGGGLVAWLGAVLYPVLAYLNPPKQAEVEVTSVKAGKVSAMEKDSGAIVRFGNKPVILVRNANGEFRAFSATCTHLDCTVQYRKDMGLIWCACHNGRYDLNGRNVAGPPPRPLDEYRVVVQGDEISISKKA from the coding sequence ATGAAGAGTGAATCAACGCCCACGGGTCAGCCCGAGAGTGACAGGAGAAACTTCCTGAAGTACATTCTGGGTGGTGGTCTTGTTGCGTGGCTTGGGGCGGTACTCTATCCTGTTTTGGCATATCTGAATCCTCCCAAACAGGCTGAGGTTGAGGTCACCAGCGTGAAAGCCGGCAAGGTGAGCGCGATGGAGAAGGACAGCGGCGCCATTGTCCGATTTGGTAACAAGCCGGTGATTCTCGTCCGGAACGCGAATGGTGAGTTTCGAGCTTTCTCAGCAACGTGTACACACCTGGACTGCACAGTGCAGTATCGGAAGGATATGGGGTTGATCTGGTGCGCCTGCCATAACGGGCGCTATGACCTGAACGGACGCAACGTCGCCGGCCCGCCGCCGCGCCCGCTCGACGAATACAGAGTTGTTGTCCAAGGTGACGAAATCTCAATCTCGAAAAAAGCATGA
- a CDS encoding NapC/NirT family cytochrome c has product MKRIFPSSFYNPVTLVGAAVALVSLGLIFFLMLLEALAESPKPYMGIIAFVLLPAVLLIGLCILIFGILRERKRVHDGKPETRLPQIDLNNPKHRTAFAVFSTATIALLLLSAFGSYQAYEHTDSDTFCGTTCHTVMEPEFTAYQNSPHARVGCVKCHIGPGAGWFVRSKLSGAYQVYASIFNKFPRPIPTPIENLRPAQETCEQCHWPKHFFSEKQIQNTYYTSDEKNSKWTLNLLVKVGGGNSEAGPTSGIHWHMNIANTVTYAALDSQRQVIPWVQIKSADGKVVTYKSTDNPLSDEDLKKVKTRRMDCLDCHNRPSHIYHPPARSVNHIMSLGWIDPELPNVKSVAVKALEKSYTTKKIALDSIKLTIEEYYRTTYPDVMAQKSAQIGRTVTELQKIYSRDYFPEMHVSWKKFNDNIGHMYYPGCFRCHDGKHVSDQGKVLSRDCNVCHTILAQQFEKDKLRLDLGGIEYKHPVDIGDAWKEMNCSDCHNGQ; this is encoded by the coding sequence ATGAAACGTATCTTTCCGTCGTCATTCTATAATCCGGTCACGCTTGTTGGAGCGGCGGTTGCTCTCGTCAGTCTTGGCCTGATCTTCTTTCTCATGCTGCTCGAAGCTCTGGCCGAATCGCCAAAGCCGTATATGGGAATCATCGCTTTTGTGCTGCTTCCGGCGGTGCTGCTCATCGGTTTGTGTATCCTGATTTTCGGAATCCTCCGTGAGAGAAAACGCGTGCACGATGGGAAGCCCGAGACAAGGCTTCCTCAGATTGACCTCAATAATCCAAAACACAGAACGGCCTTCGCGGTGTTCTCGACAGCTACGATCGCGTTGCTTTTGCTCTCAGCGTTCGGAAGCTATCAGGCATACGAGCATACGGACTCCGACACATTCTGCGGTACGACATGCCATACCGTTATGGAGCCGGAGTTCACAGCGTATCAGAATTCTCCTCACGCCCGCGTGGGGTGCGTGAAATGTCATATCGGACCCGGTGCCGGCTGGTTCGTCCGTTCGAAACTCTCCGGTGCATATCAGGTATATGCATCGATTTTCAACAAATTCCCGCGGCCCATCCCGACGCCGATCGAGAACTTGCGCCCGGCTCAGGAAACGTGCGAACAGTGCCACTGGCCCAAGCACTTTTTCAGCGAGAAGCAGATCCAGAACACGTACTACACATCGGATGAAAAGAATTCGAAGTGGACGCTCAATTTGCTTGTCAAGGTGGGGGGGGGGAATTCAGAGGCAGGACCGACTTCGGGCATTCACTGGCACATGAACATCGCCAATACGGTCACCTATGCAGCGCTCGACTCTCAGCGCCAGGTGATCCCTTGGGTGCAGATCAAATCGGCTGATGGAAAAGTTGTCACGTACAAGTCCACCGACAATCCGCTGAGCGATGAAGATCTCAAGAAGGTGAAGACGCGCCGGATGGACTGTCTCGATTGTCACAACCGGCCGTCCCATATCTACCATCCGCCCGCCCGTTCAGTGAATCACATCATGTCACTGGGATGGATCGATCCGGAGCTGCCCAATGTGAAGAGCGTCGCTGTCAAAGCCCTCGAAAAGTCATACACCACGAAGAAAATCGCGCTGGACAGCATCAAGTTGACGATCGAAGAGTATTATCGCACGACGTATCCCGACGTCATGGCCCAGAAGAGCGCTCAGATTGGACGGACTGTTACCGAGCTGCAGAAGATCTACAGCCGTGACTACTTTCCGGAAATGCATGTGAGCTGGAAGAAGTTCAACGACAACATCGGTCATATGTACTATCCCGGGTGTTTCCGGTGTCACGACGGCAAGCATGTTTCCGACCAGGGAAAAGTGCTTTCCCGGGACTGTAATGTGTGCCATACGATTCTTGCCCAGCAGTTCGAGAAAGACAAGCTTCGCCTGGATTTGGGAGGAATCGAATATAAGCATCCCGTCGATATTGGCGATGCCTGGAAAGAAATGAATTGCAGCGACTGTCACAACGGTCAGTAA
- a CDS encoding cytochrome c3 family protein, which translates to MNSRTTRSNSQSVRTRRMLVTAASLVLALSFWITPVRAQENTDCLGCHNDKSLEGTRAGRKISVFVDEKKFGGSVHAALTCVSCHEDLSGKELPHEGSLKPVKCGTCHSSEEALHAKSLHGKAVSRGDQLAPRCKDCHGNHNILSAKDPKSPISVLQVPFLCGKCHKEGSPVTAQRTIHQDHILENFSESIHGQALFQKGLTVAPNCASCHTPHSILPHTDPASSIARGNISKTCTKCHGQIEIVHRKVIRGELWEKQANVLPACVDCHQPHKIRKVFYTQGMADKDCLRCHENKNMKSSKDGRSLFVKGEQLGYSRHSKVSCSQCHSEVSVSHVRPCETISKKVDCTACHAEVGQQFQVSTHGKLVAKNDSNGPTCKECHGTHDVLGKLSPNSATFPTNVPLLCARCHREGQKAAARYGGSQHEIIEHYTESIHGKGLMKSGLTVTATCTNCHTPHSVLPKSDTLSSVNPRNVPKTCGRCHHGIEGQFESSVHVQMIGKTDKPLPVCSDCHTAHTIRRVDATGFKLEIMTQCGRCHEAIAKTYFDTYHGKVSQLGYAKTAKCYDCHGAHDILPISDSRSHLSRENVVGTCQKCHAGATRRFAGYLTHATHHDPQKYPFLFWTFWGMTSLLVVTFILGGVHTLLWLPRALRMQRERRKNSRKQGEEGKNG; encoded by the coding sequence ATGAATTCGCGAACGACACGGAGCAATAGCCAGTCAGTGAGAACCCGCAGGATGCTGGTGACGGCGGCCTCGCTGGTGCTGGCATTGAGTTTCTGGATCACTCCGGTTCGTGCGCAGGAAAATACCGACTGTCTCGGCTGCCACAATGACAAGTCGCTGGAAGGGACACGCGCTGGCAGGAAGATCTCGGTGTTCGTAGACGAAAAGAAGTTCGGAGGATCTGTCCACGCTGCTCTCACGTGCGTGTCATGTCACGAAGACCTGTCGGGAAAGGAGCTTCCGCATGAGGGGAGCTTGAAGCCGGTGAAGTGCGGAACGTGCCATTCGTCGGAAGAAGCTCTTCATGCCAAGTCGCTGCATGGGAAGGCTGTCTCCCGCGGGGACCAGCTCGCTCCACGCTGCAAGGATTGTCATGGTAACCATAACATCTTGTCTGCGAAGGACCCAAAGTCACCCATTTCTGTACTTCAAGTGCCGTTCTTGTGTGGAAAGTGTCACAAGGAAGGATCTCCCGTCACTGCGCAGCGGACGATTCACCAGGATCATATCCTTGAGAATTTTTCAGAGAGTATTCATGGCCAGGCGCTTTTTCAGAAGGGACTGACAGTCGCTCCTAACTGTGCTTCGTGTCATACCCCGCACTCGATTCTGCCGCATACTGACCCGGCGTCCTCGATAGCCCGGGGCAACATCTCCAAGACGTGCACGAAGTGCCATGGGCAAATCGAAATCGTTCACCGCAAGGTGATACGCGGAGAACTCTGGGAGAAGCAGGCGAACGTGCTTCCTGCCTGCGTCGACTGCCATCAGCCGCACAAGATCCGAAAGGTGTTCTATACGCAGGGGATGGCGGACAAGGATTGTCTCCGTTGTCACGAGAACAAGAACATGAAGTCATCGAAGGATGGCCGCTCGTTGTTCGTGAAGGGTGAGCAGCTCGGCTACTCGCGTCATTCAAAAGTCTCCTGCAGTCAGTGCCACTCTGAAGTAAGTGTTTCCCACGTCCGCCCGTGCGAAACGATCTCAAAGAAAGTGGATTGCACGGCGTGTCACGCAGAAGTGGGACAGCAATTCCAGGTCAGTACTCATGGAAAGCTTGTTGCGAAAAACGACTCCAACGGTCCCACGTGCAAGGAGTGTCACGGCACGCATGACGTCCTCGGGAAGCTGAGTCCGAATTCTGCCACGTTTCCGACGAATGTTCCGCTCCTCTGCGCGCGATGCCATCGCGAAGGTCAGAAAGCGGCCGCCCGGTACGGTGGCTCACAGCATGAAATCATCGAGCATTACACTGAGAGCATTCATGGCAAAGGGTTGATGAAAAGCGGGCTGACGGTGACTGCGACGTGCACGAACTGTCATACGCCGCACAGCGTGCTTCCCAAGAGTGATACGCTTTCAAGCGTGAACCCGCGCAATGTGCCGAAGACGTGCGGCCGGTGTCACCATGGGATTGAAGGGCAGTTTGAATCGAGCGTTCATGTGCAAATGATCGGAAAGACGGACAAGCCGCTGCCGGTATGCAGCGATTGCCATACGGCCCATACGATCCGGCGCGTCGACGCAACGGGATTCAAGCTGGAGATCATGACCCAATGCGGCCGGTGCCACGAGGCGATCGCGAAAACGTACTTCGATACCTACCACGGAAAAGTGTCACAGCTCGGGTACGCGAAGACGGCGAAGTGCTACGATTGCCATGGTGCGCACGACATCCTGCCTATCTCAGATTCGCGTTCTCACCTGAGCCGCGAGAATGTCGTTGGGACATGCCAGAAATGCCACGCGGGAGCCACCCGTCGTTTCGCTGGATATCTGACGCATGCGACACATCACGATCCTCAGAAGTATCCGTTTCTGTTCTGGACATTCTGGGGCATGACGTCGTTGCTTGTCGTTACATTCATCCTGGGAGGTGTTCATACGCTTCTCTGGCTGCCGCGGGCGCTCAGGATGCAGCGCGAACGGCGAAAAAACTCCCGGAAACAAGGGGAAGAAGGCAAGAATGGATAA
- a CDS encoding cytochrome b/b6 domain-containing protein: MGTHFNILRAFFWLVVIGLAATSAAAQTKEDCLACHSDSSLAMERKGKQVSLFVNGGTLDKSTHRKLVCVACHSGFDAQNVPHKEKIEPVKCLTCHKDAPLKHQFHPQMNLTAGGKGAGSGSCTDCHGTHDVHSPKSPDSKFHSAKLTEFCGSCHNEVKQTFLRSSHAHAQALGIQGAPTCIDCHKNPIVHVTAAQDTTQLKIAQDKLCLSCHLDDPNVKARMSPTAGFISAYDASVHGSALQRGNGKAANCVDCHGSHEMKKGSDPTSRVAKARIPQTCAQCHAEVAKAFESSVHGMAVKNGVNSAPVCTDCHGEHNILKTTDPRSPVAAANVSSQVCSPCHSSVKLNQKYGLANDRFKSFADSYHGLAGTAGSVQVANCASCHGVHDIKPSSDPTSRISKANLIKTCGSCHPGANENFTKGAVHIIATDKQDSALYYVSTTYIVLIIVVVGGMFFHNVLDFRRKSKRQLMYRRGLIPRPPVAHRLYLRMSLSERLQHASLLTSFITLVLTGFALKYPDAWWVAPVRNMSPLMFELRGILHRVAAVVLVAASLYHIYYVFFVPRGKQLIRDLLPTLDDATDAIGVLKYNLGISRVKPQFGRFSYIEKSEYWALIWGTAVMAATGFILWFDNTFLGILTKTWWDVARAVHYYEAWLATLSIIVWHFYFVMFNPDIYPINLAFWKGTITEEEMEEEHPKELEQIRHAEMNAALAKEIESEKAGTTPPEVKK; this comes from the coding sequence ATGGGAACCCATTTCAACATTCTTCGGGCTTTTTTCTGGTTGGTCGTGATTGGCCTTGCAGCCACGAGTGCTGCGGCACAGACGAAAGAAGACTGTCTCGCTTGTCACAGCGACTCATCGTTGGCGATGGAGCGGAAAGGGAAGCAAGTTTCTCTGTTCGTCAACGGAGGCACACTCGACAAGTCGACGCACCGCAAGTTGGTGTGTGTTGCATGCCACTCCGGATTCGATGCTCAGAACGTTCCGCACAAAGAGAAAATAGAGCCGGTTAAGTGCCTCACGTGCCACAAGGATGCTCCGCTGAAGCACCAGTTCCATCCTCAAATGAATCTCACTGCAGGGGGCAAGGGGGCCGGTTCAGGTTCATGCACAGATTGCCACGGTACTCACGACGTTCACTCTCCAAAATCTCCCGACTCGAAATTTCACTCCGCGAAGTTGACTGAGTTCTGCGGATCGTGCCACAATGAGGTGAAGCAGACCTTCTTGCGGTCGTCACATGCTCATGCCCAGGCATTGGGTATTCAGGGCGCTCCAACGTGCATCGATTGCCACAAGAATCCCATCGTGCACGTGACAGCGGCTCAGGACACGACGCAGCTCAAGATTGCCCAGGACAAACTCTGCCTTTCCTGTCACCTGGATGATCCGAACGTGAAGGCAAGGATGTCTCCGACGGCGGGTTTCATCTCCGCATACGATGCGAGCGTCCATGGTTCAGCGCTTCAGCGTGGAAACGGAAAAGCTGCAAACTGCGTGGATTGTCACGGCAGCCATGAGATGAAGAAGGGATCGGACCCGACTTCACGCGTTGCCAAGGCGAGGATTCCTCAGACCTGTGCGCAGTGCCACGCCGAGGTGGCAAAGGCGTTTGAGTCAAGCGTTCATGGAATGGCAGTCAAGAATGGCGTCAACTCGGCGCCTGTGTGTACGGACTGCCATGGTGAACACAACATTCTCAAAACAACCGATCCTCGTTCTCCCGTCGCGGCTGCGAACGTTTCGAGTCAGGTCTGTTCGCCGTGCCACAGTTCGGTGAAACTCAACCAGAAGTACGGGCTCGCAAACGATCGGTTCAAGAGTTTCGCCGACAGCTATCACGGGCTTGCAGGTACTGCGGGGTCTGTTCAGGTCGCGAACTGCGCCAGCTGTCATGGCGTGCATGATATCAAACCGTCCAGCGATCCAACTTCCCGTATTAGCAAAGCCAATCTTATCAAGACGTGTGGATCGTGCCATCCCGGAGCGAACGAGAACTTCACTAAAGGTGCAGTCCACATCATCGCGACCGACAAGCAGGACTCTGCGCTCTACTACGTTTCGACGACCTACATCGTTCTGATCATCGTCGTCGTGGGCGGCATGTTCTTCCACAATGTGCTCGACTTCAGGAGAAAATCGAAGCGTCAGTTGATGTACCGGCGTGGACTGATCCCGCGGCCGCCGGTAGCACACCGGCTGTATTTGCGCATGTCGCTCAGTGAGCGGCTCCAGCACGCATCTCTCCTCACCAGTTTCATCACGCTTGTGCTGACCGGTTTCGCGCTTAAATATCCGGATGCATGGTGGGTCGCGCCCGTGCGCAACATGAGTCCTTTGATGTTCGAACTGCGCGGCATCCTGCACCGCGTTGCCGCCGTTGTGCTCGTGGCTGCGAGCTTGTACCATATCTACTATGTTTTCTTTGTCCCCCGTGGAAAGCAATTGATCCGCGACCTGCTCCCGACGCTCGACGATGCGACGGACGCCATCGGCGTCCTGAAGTACAATCTCGGCATCTCACGGGTGAAGCCGCAATTCGGACGATTCAGCTACATCGAGAAGAGCGAATACTGGGCGCTGATCTGGGGCACGGCCGTGATGGCAGCGACCGGGTTCATCCTCTGGTTTGACAACACGTTCCTCGGCATCCTTACGAAGACGTGGTGGGACGTCGCCCGGGCGGTCCACTACTATGAAGCCTGGCTCGCGACCCTGTCAATTATTGTCTGGCATTTCTACTTCGTCATGTTCAATCCCGATATCTATCCGATCAATCTCGCGTTTTGGAAGGGAACAATAACGGAAGAAGAGATGGAAGAGGAGCATCCGAAAGAGTTGGAACAAATCCGTCACGCCGAAATGAACGCGGCGTTGGCGAAGGAAATTGAATCAGAGAAAGCAGGGACAACTCCGCCAGAGGTAAAAAAGTAA